The proteins below are encoded in one region of Candidatus Thiodiazotropha sp. LNASS1:
- a CDS encoding Rsd/AlgQ family anti-sigma factor — MSSQEGSVEERRTVTQDLIDKLLAERQEMLVRFCEVAGLEPYHRSTSLDQLLQSFCQVLVDYTAFGHFEVFGRISNGSERRSGVIRVAEKIYPEFVKASEVAVNFNDKYDISDHQLELDHLSDDLSQLGEELAVRIELEDQLLSAMLDR, encoded by the coding sequence ATGAGTTCTCAAGAAGGGAGCGTCGAGGAGCGTAGAACGGTCACGCAAGACCTGATTGATAAGCTGCTGGCAGAGCGTCAAGAGATGCTGGTTCGGTTTTGTGAGGTTGCAGGGCTTGAACCCTATCATCGTTCGACATCACTTGACCAACTGCTTCAGTCATTTTGCCAGGTACTCGTCGATTACACCGCCTTTGGCCATTTCGAGGTCTTCGGGCGAATCAGCAATGGCAGTGAGCGCCGTAGCGGTGTCATTAGGGTGGCTGAGAAAATCTATCCTGAATTCGTCAAAGCGAGCGAAGTGGCAGTTAATTTTAACGACAAATATGATATCTCCGATCATCAGTTGGAGCTGGATCACTTGTCGGATGACCTTTCTCAACTGGGGGAGGAGCTGGCCGTACGTATTGAGTTGGAAGATCAGCTGCTTTCCGCCATGCTCGACAGGTAA
- a CDS encoding sulfite exporter TauE/SafE family protein → MNALIFSIGLESLLLFLLLGSLVGLVAGLFGIGGGLVIVPALIWGLPLLDVAPQHVTHIAVGTSLVTIVVTSLSSTYAHHKRRGVIWRDFWILAPGLLIGAWLGSVVASLLNGDVLRTVFGIFAVFVGLRMFRTGKARSKTLQVPPLGMVSLATLIGGISAIVGIGGGSMTVPFLHATGVEMKRAVATSSACGLPIALSGAASFIVVGWGLEGLPLYSSGYVYWPVALIIIVTSSLFAPAGAALAHRLPERRLKSVFALFLILVGAKLLFG, encoded by the coding sequence ATGAATGCTTTGATCTTCTCCATCGGTCTTGAATCGCTTTTGTTGTTTTTACTGTTGGGGTCCCTAGTCGGTCTTGTGGCCGGCCTGTTTGGTATCGGTGGGGGGCTGGTGATTGTCCCTGCACTGATTTGGGGATTGCCATTGCTTGATGTGGCTCCTCAGCATGTCACTCATATTGCAGTGGGGACCTCCTTGGTAACTATCGTGGTTACCTCGCTCTCTTCTACCTATGCCCACCACAAACGTCGCGGTGTAATTTGGCGTGATTTTTGGATTCTGGCTCCGGGTTTGCTTATCGGTGCCTGGCTCGGCAGTGTCGTTGCCAGCTTGTTGAATGGTGATGTGCTGCGAACTGTCTTTGGTATATTTGCCGTTTTTGTCGGTCTGCGAATGTTTCGCACGGGCAAGGCTCGAAGCAAAACACTACAAGTGCCCCCTTTGGGTATGGTGTCGCTAGCCACGCTAATTGGTGGCATATCCGCCATTGTGGGGATTGGTGGCGGCTCTATGACTGTGCCTTTCCTGCATGCCACTGGTGTCGAGATGAAAAGGGCGGTTGCCACATCCAGTGCTTGCGGTCTTCCGATTGCATTGTCGGGGGCTGCCAGCTTCATTGTCGTTGGTTGGGGATTGGAGGGTTTGCCGCTCTATAGCAGTGGGTATGTCTATTGGCCGGTGGCGCTTATTATCATAGTAACCAGTAGTCTTTTCGCGCCTGCTGGAGCGGCGTTGGCTCATCGATTGCCGGAGCGGCGGTTGAAAAGCGTCTTCGCATTATTTCTTATTTTGGTAGGTGCGAAACTGCTATTTGGCTGA